The proteins below are encoded in one region of Bremerella sp. P1:
- a CDS encoding carboxypeptidase-like regulatory domain-containing protein, with product MSNYAHSLKYLLVIVPMAFAFTACGGNSSGLYEVKGRLTHDGQPIPEMMIYFIPEDTGNNPESYATTDAEGRFEMKVVNTPGVAPGKHTVYVQDPAAVQGGQTSTDAGYLAVLEKYGAEETSPYTITVEEDLPDLELKLD from the coding sequence ATGTCGAACTACGCGCACTCGTTGAAATATCTCTTGGTTATCGTGCCCATGGCCTTTGCGTTCACGGCCTGCGGCGGTAACAGTTCGGGGCTGTACGAAGTGAAAGGAAGGCTCACCCACGATGGCCAGCCGATCCCCGAGATGATGATCTATTTCATCCCCGAAGACACCGGCAATAACCCGGAAAGTTACGCTACCACCGACGCCGAAGGGCGTTTTGAAATGAAGGTCGTCAACACGCCTGGGGTCGCACCTGGCAAGCATACCGTCTACGTTCAAGACCCTGCCGCAGTCCAAGGCGGCCAGACCAGTACGGATGCCGGCTACCTGGCTGTTCTGGAAAAGTATGGTGCCGAAGAAACGTCGCCGTACACCATTACGGTCGAGGAAGATCTGCCCGACTTAGAGTTGAAACTGGACTAA